One window of Akkermansia biwaensis genomic DNA carries:
- a CDS encoding M16 family metallopeptidase gives MSSVKEPVMHRFGNGLTVLIKEDKSHPVVSLQYWVGTGSMNEGHLQGSGISHLLEHLVFKGTENYSGQDLARKVQERGGHWNAYTSVNRTVFYIDGPAESWQVFLNLLTELVFSPTFPEGELEREKEVVRREMAMYADEPDSVAYQLLMQTLYLKHPRRWPVLGQPAVFDTLTREDVLEYHASRYVPNNVVLSIAGDVDAREVLSHLELLVEDLKARPLNREPLPHEPHQFGSRTVRKEFAVPYSKLSLAWRLPCSAHPDTPALSALASILGGGRSARFYEKFHDRLGLVYSIEVHSNQSESDEGAFTITMDVDRAQRDKVRDLVLQELRDLEREDFTEDLKRVCKQTRVSRLSRKSSASGMASEMGADWFGARNLNLSSEWQEAIERVTSEDLHRVCAGWLSSPNVTEVSLDPLGSNAEEVPSGSEKTDTVLSELVLSNGLKVVVREDHRLPLAHVCLVFKAGCPAENEQNAGVTDLMSECLLKGTSTRSASDIARFLEDIGGAINTSTGNNSLSVGCQTLAEDLDSALELMADVVMNPSFPEDAFLKEKETFVADAEEDMEDPLSVAFRQERHVAYGNVSYGNSPAGTAQSLSSLTVEDIRKQYGRIVCASNAVLCISGDVTKDEVLPLLEKHLGAMRKGSPPALAPTPALKPGREVTVLDKQQAVLVVGVPGVDVVSPDMAMALIFQAWCGDMAGPVFTNIREEAGLAYYASSSLFIGMDAGGICFYLGTSPEQLEEAERRLGETLSMIYEQGMTEEELERTKASALSSRLLAMQSNGTLCQMLALDILFGLPLDAFEKQTRAIKNMTVEQVNGFIKKILDPSQPRSWSIVRPENP, from the coding sequence ATGAGTTCAGTTAAGGAACCTGTGATGCACCGTTTTGGGAACGGTTTGACGGTTTTGATCAAGGAGGACAAGTCCCATCCCGTGGTATCTCTTCAATATTGGGTGGGGACGGGCTCCATGAATGAGGGGCATTTGCAGGGCAGCGGGATTTCCCATTTGCTGGAGCATCTGGTATTCAAGGGAACGGAGAATTACTCCGGGCAGGATCTGGCCCGCAAGGTGCAGGAGCGGGGAGGCCATTGGAATGCCTATACGAGCGTCAACCGCACCGTTTTCTATATAGACGGTCCGGCGGAGTCCTGGCAGGTTTTCCTGAATCTGCTGACGGAACTGGTGTTTTCCCCCACCTTCCCGGAAGGAGAGCTGGAGCGGGAGAAGGAAGTGGTGCGCCGGGAAATGGCCATGTACGCGGATGAACCGGATTCCGTGGCTTACCAGCTTTTAATGCAGACGCTGTATCTCAAACACCCCCGCCGTTGGCCCGTACTGGGCCAACCGGCGGTGTTCGATACCCTGACCAGGGAGGACGTGCTGGAGTATCACGCCTCCCGCTATGTTCCCAACAATGTGGTGCTTTCAATCGCCGGGGATGTGGATGCCAGGGAGGTGCTGTCCCACCTGGAACTGCTGGTGGAGGATTTGAAGGCGCGACCTCTGAACCGGGAACCGCTGCCGCACGAGCCCCATCAGTTCGGTTCCCGGACGGTGCGGAAGGAGTTTGCGGTGCCTTATTCCAAATTGAGCCTGGCGTGGCGTCTGCCCTGTTCCGCGCATCCGGATACTCCGGCGCTGTCCGCCCTGGCCAGCATTTTGGGCGGCGGCCGTTCCGCGCGGTTTTATGAGAAATTCCATGACCGGCTGGGGCTGGTGTACAGCATTGAGGTGCATTCCAACCAGTCCGAGTCCGATGAAGGAGCGTTCACCATCACCATGGATGTGGACCGCGCCCAGCGGGACAAGGTGCGGGACCTCGTTCTTCAGGAACTCCGGGACCTGGAACGGGAAGATTTTACGGAAGACCTCAAGAGAGTCTGCAAGCAGACAAGAGTTAGCCGTTTGAGCCGAAAAAGCTCGGCTTCCGGCATGGCCTCGGAAATGGGTGCTGACTGGTTCGGCGCGCGCAACTTGAACTTGTCCTCCGAATGGCAGGAGGCCATTGAACGCGTGACCTCGGAAGACCTGCACCGGGTGTGCGCCGGGTGGCTGTCCTCCCCGAATGTGACGGAAGTCAGCCTGGACCCGCTGGGCAGCAATGCGGAGGAGGTTCCCTCCGGCAGTGAGAAGACGGATACCGTCCTGAGCGAGCTTGTGCTTTCCAACGGATTGAAAGTTGTTGTCCGGGAAGACCACCGGCTGCCGCTGGCGCATGTCTGCCTGGTGTTCAAAGCCGGATGCCCTGCGGAAAATGAACAGAATGCGGGTGTGACGGATTTGATGTCGGAATGCCTGCTTAAGGGGACTTCCACGCGGTCCGCGTCGGACATTGCCCGGTTTCTGGAAGACATCGGCGGTGCGATCAATACCTCTACGGGCAACAATTCCCTGAGCGTGGGCTGCCAGACGCTGGCGGAAGACCTGGATTCCGCCCTGGAACTGATGGCGGACGTCGTGATGAATCCTTCCTTCCCGGAGGACGCCTTCCTGAAGGAAAAGGAAACCTTTGTGGCGGATGCGGAGGAAGACATGGAAGACCCCCTTTCCGTGGCGTTCAGACAGGAGCGGCACGTGGCCTACGGCAACGTTTCCTACGGCAATTCCCCGGCGGGAACGGCGCAGAGCCTTTCCTCCCTGACGGTGGAGGACATCCGGAAGCAGTACGGGCGCATCGTCTGCGCGTCCAATGCCGTGTTGTGCATTTCCGGGGATGTGACGAAGGATGAAGTGCTTCCCCTGCTGGAAAAACATCTGGGCGCCATGAGAAAAGGTAGTCCGCCCGCTCTTGCCCCTACCCCCGCGCTGAAGCCGGGAAGGGAAGTGACCGTGCTGGACAAGCAGCAGGCCGTTCTGGTGGTGGGCGTGCCGGGAGTGGACGTGGTTTCCCCCGACATGGCGATGGCCCTGATATTCCAAGCCTGGTGCGGAGACATGGCGGGCCCTGTGTTCACGAACATCCGGGAAGAAGCGGGCCTGGCCTATTATGCCAGTTCCTCCCTGTTCATCGGCATGGATGCCGGAGGCATCTGCTTTTACCTGGGGACGTCTCCGGAACAGCTGGAGGAAGCCGAAAGGCGTCTGGGGGAAACGCTGTCCATGATCTATGAACAAGGCATGACGGAAGAGGAACTGGAGCGTACGAAGGCTTCTGCCCTCTCCTCCCGCCTGCTGGCCATGCAGTCCAACGGCACGCTGTGCCAGATGCTGGCTCTGGATATCCTGTTCGGGCTGCCTCTGGACGCCTTTGAAAAACAGACCCGGGCCATCAAAAACATGACTGTGGAGCAGGTGAATGGCTTTATCAAAAAGATTCTGGACCCGTCCCAGCCCCGTTCCTGGTCCATCGTGCGTCCGGAGAATCCGTAA
- a CDS encoding glycine zipper 2TM domain-containing protein produces the protein MKATSILTIGCAAIALSVTSCTNFGSPNTYNMNEIGGVQETYYGTVTSVETVKIQANNANAGTGVGAVAGGLTGAMFGGGNAKYATAAGGAIIGAIAGNQIDKAVNNTTGQRITVRLNQTRNGTRNYTVVQPVGKNNPIYVGQQVRVIIGNTGSRVLAY, from the coding sequence ATGAAAGCCACCTCCATCCTCACCATCGGCTGCGCAGCCATCGCGCTCTCCGTTACATCCTGCACCAACTTCGGCTCCCCGAACACTTACAACATGAATGAAATCGGCGGTGTTCAGGAAACCTATTACGGTACGGTCACCAGCGTGGAAACCGTCAAGATCCAGGCCAATAACGCCAATGCCGGCACCGGCGTGGGCGCCGTGGCGGGCGGTCTTACCGGAGCCATGTTCGGCGGCGGCAACGCCAAGTACGCTACGGCGGCAGGCGGAGCCATCATTGGAGCCATCGCCGGCAACCAGATTGACAAGGCCGTGAACAACACGACCGGCCAGCGCATCACCGTGCGCCTGAACCAGACGAGAAACGGCACCCGGAACTACACCGTCGTCCAGCCCGTCGGCAAAAACAACCCCATCTATGTCGGACAGCAGGTTCGCGTCATCATCGGCAACACCGGTTCCCGCGTTCTGGCCTACTAA
- a CDS encoding aldose epimerase family protein yields MIFGTLPGGAPVEIFELSSDRMTVRISNYGGRIISVVKDGMDMIVGPKSFEDMLKDTCYCGAICGRVANRIAKGRFSIDGDAHSVAVNNGPNHLHGGLQGFDSKIWQVQEAARNTLVLTLHSPDGEENYPGNLEVVATYTLMEETLHLRMEAYSDAATIVNLTNHAYWNLSGKPDINSMTLEVRASAYTPVDETNIPDGRILPVEGTDFDLRRAALLGERNSAAHPDTAAGLDHNYVLDSEPGDKIAAILLDPSSGHRLIVATDAPGLQVYTGEYLPKARQGIALEAQGFPNAVNVPHFPSVLLRPGQSVTRSISWTIR; encoded by the coding sequence ATGATTTTCGGCACCTTACCCGGCGGCGCTCCTGTTGAAATCTTTGAATTGTCCTCCGACAGGATGACAGTGCGGATCAGCAACTACGGGGGGCGCATCATCTCCGTCGTCAAGGACGGCATGGACATGATCGTAGGGCCCAAGAGCTTTGAAGACATGCTGAAAGACACCTGTTACTGCGGTGCGATTTGCGGCCGGGTCGCAAATCGCATCGCCAAAGGCAGGTTTTCCATTGACGGGGACGCCCACTCCGTAGCTGTTAACAACGGCCCCAACCACCTGCACGGCGGCCTCCAGGGTTTTGACAGCAAAATATGGCAGGTTCAGGAAGCCGCGCGCAACACGCTGGTGCTGACGCTCCATTCTCCGGACGGGGAGGAAAACTACCCCGGCAATCTTGAAGTGGTGGCTACCTACACACTCATGGAGGAGACCCTCCACCTGCGCATGGAAGCGTACTCGGACGCGGCCACCATCGTCAACCTCACCAACCACGCCTACTGGAACCTTTCCGGAAAGCCCGACATCAATTCCATGACGCTGGAAGTCCGGGCCTCCGCCTACACCCCCGTGGATGAAACCAACATCCCGGACGGGCGTATCCTGCCCGTGGAAGGCACGGACTTTGACCTGCGCAGGGCGGCCCTTCTTGGGGAACGCAACTCCGCCGCCCACCCGGACACCGCCGCCGGACTGGACCACAACTACGTGCTGGATTCCGAACCAGGCGACAAGATCGCGGCCATCCTCCTTGATCCCTCTTCAGGCCACCGCCTGATCGTGGCGACGGACGCCCCCGGGCTCCAGGTTTACACGGGAGAATACCTTCCCAAGGCGCGCCAGGGGATTGCTCTGGAAGCCCAGGGCTTCCCGAATGCCGTCAACGTGCCCCACTTCCCCAGTGTTCTCCTGCGCCCCGGTCAATCCGTCACGCGCAGCATTTCCTGGACAATCAGGTAA
- a CDS encoding phosphate signaling complex PhoU family protein codes for MNHDAHTLREFDAALTSLNTYLLQMAYKAQSALDLAVAGLLQQDEDPANQAIADDEELDELEMAVDREGMHLLAFFSPVASDLRVVLASIRLSAIYERMGDESVTIAKRANKLNKRPRLREAGLVEPVYRELAEQFRAVNKAVSSWDAPALASLAPGLASLAEKTGTLTETFARLPEHYRDNLASVADLIFIGRSLERVAEGLQKVAAEALYGVGPRQS; via the coding sequence ATGAACCACGACGCCCACACCCTGCGGGAATTTGATGCCGCCCTCACTTCCCTGAACACGTATTTGCTGCAAATGGCTTACAAGGCGCAGAGCGCCCTTGATCTGGCCGTTGCCGGTCTGCTCCAGCAGGACGAGGATCCCGCCAACCAGGCCATTGCCGATGACGAGGAACTGGACGAACTGGAAATGGCCGTGGACCGGGAAGGGATGCATCTCCTGGCGTTTTTCAGCCCGGTGGCATCTGACTTGAGGGTGGTGCTGGCTTCCATCCGCCTGTCCGCCATTTATGAACGCATGGGGGATGAGTCCGTCACCATCGCCAAGAGGGCCAACAAGCTGAATAAAAGGCCCCGCCTCCGGGAAGCCGGATTGGTGGAACCCGTGTACCGGGAGCTGGCCGAACAGTTCAGGGCCGTCAACAAGGCCGTCTCTTCATGGGATGCCCCGGCCCTGGCTTCCCTGGCGCCGGGACTGGCGTCCCTGGCGGAGAAAACCGGGACCTTGACGGAAACATTCGCCCGTCTGCCGGAACATTACCGGGACAATCTCGCCTCCGTGGCGGATTTGATATTCATCGGCCGTTCGCTGGAACGCGTCGCGGAAGGATTGCAGAAAGTGGCTGCGGAAGCTCTTTACGGAGTCGGGCCCCGGCAATCCTGA
- the pstB gene encoding phosphate ABC transporter ATP-binding protein PstB — translation MVIAGGICDTMRAAVMSRAMVRDMSLPPAIPDQTAVEVDSLDFCYGSKQSLFNVNILIPKNRVTAFIGPSGCGKSTLLRCINRMNDRIPEARVTGGAIRIDGVDVTSPTLDPIRLRREVGMVFQKSNPFPMSIYENVSYGLKLAGVRDRAVLDEAVEESLSHAALWDEVKDRLHTSANGLSGGQQQRLCIARSIAVKPRILLMDEPCSALDPIATVRVEELMHRLKEKFTIVVVTHNMQQATRVSDLTGFFMLGRLVEFDSTEKIFSHPSMKETEDYITGRFS, via the coding sequence ATGGTCATTGCGGGGGGAATTTGCGATACCATGCGGGCAGCGGTGATGAGCCGCGCCATGGTCAGAGATATGAGCCTACCGCCTGCAATACCCGATCAAACCGCCGTGGAGGTGGATTCCCTGGATTTCTGTTACGGCAGCAAACAGTCGCTTTTTAACGTCAACATATTGATTCCGAAAAACCGTGTCACGGCGTTTATCGGGCCGTCCGGCTGCGGAAAATCCACACTGTTGCGCTGCATCAACCGGATGAATGACCGCATTCCGGAGGCCCGCGTCACGGGGGGGGCCATCCGCATTGACGGGGTGGACGTGACTTCCCCCACCCTGGACCCGATCCGCCTGCGCCGGGAAGTGGGCATGGTTTTCCAGAAGTCCAATCCCTTCCCCATGAGCATTTACGAGAATGTTTCCTACGGCTTGAAGCTGGCGGGAGTAAGGGACAGGGCCGTTCTGGATGAAGCCGTGGAGGAGAGCCTGAGCCATGCCGCCCTGTGGGACGAAGTGAAGGACAGGCTCCACACTTCCGCCAACGGACTTTCCGGCGGCCAGCAGCAGCGCCTCTGCATCGCCCGTTCCATCGCCGTCAAGCCGCGTATTTTACTGATGGATGAACCTTGTTCCGCCCTGGACCCCATCGCCACGGTGCGCGTGGAGGAATTGATGCACCGCCTCAAGGAGAAATTCACCATCGTCGTGGTGACGCACAACATGCAGCAGGCCACCCGCGTTTCCGACCTGACGGGGTTTTTCATGCTGGGAAGGCTGGTGGAGTTTGATTCCACGGAGAAGATTTTTTCCCATCCGTCCATGAAGGAGACGGAAGATTATATTACGGGAAGATTCAGTTAA
- a CDS encoding PstS family phosphate ABC transporter substrate-binding protein, protein MKFVAKILTIAAVLNSLSMAADQVTVDSSIKPYVPISGVSGNLSAVGSDTLNNLMTLWAEGFSKKYPSVKIGVEGKGSSTAPPALTAGTAQLAPMSRAMKREEIAAFEAKYGYKPTEIKVALDAVAFFVNKNNPIQALSLTQVDSIFSSTFKRGGSNITDWGDAGVPSMKGKAISIYGRNSASGTNGFVKEIALKKGDYKNSVKEQPGSSAVVQGISSDVQGIGYSGIGYVTSGVKTLSIAEKGGQVAVQPSYDNCINGKYPLSRYLLIYVNKKPGEPLDTLTKEFIKFIVSKDGQEIVTKDGYYPIPAKVSADVLKSLE, encoded by the coding sequence ATGAAATTTGTCGCCAAAATCCTGACAATCGCAGCCGTACTCAACTCTCTGAGCATGGCAGCAGATCAAGTAACCGTTGACAGCAGCATCAAGCCGTATGTGCCCATCAGCGGCGTTTCCGGCAACCTGAGCGCCGTCGGTTCCGATACACTGAACAACCTGATGACCCTTTGGGCGGAAGGATTCAGCAAAAAGTACCCCAGCGTCAAAATCGGCGTTGAAGGAAAAGGTTCCTCCACGGCTCCGCCCGCCCTGACGGCAGGCACCGCACAGCTGGCCCCCATGAGCCGCGCCATGAAGCGGGAAGAAATCGCGGCCTTTGAAGCCAAGTATGGCTACAAGCCAACGGAAATCAAGGTAGCCCTGGACGCCGTGGCTTTCTTCGTCAACAAGAACAATCCCATTCAAGCCCTTTCCCTGACGCAGGTCGACTCCATCTTCTCCTCCACTTTCAAGCGCGGCGGCTCCAACATTACCGACTGGGGCGATGCGGGCGTTCCCTCCATGAAAGGAAAGGCTATTTCCATCTATGGCCGTAACAGCGCCTCCGGCACGAACGGATTCGTAAAGGAAATCGCCCTCAAGAAGGGAGACTACAAAAACTCCGTGAAGGAACAGCCCGGTTCCTCCGCCGTGGTGCAGGGCATCAGTTCCGACGTGCAGGGCATCGGCTACTCCGGCATCGGATACGTCACCTCCGGCGTCAAGACTCTTTCCATCGCTGAAAAGGGCGGCCAGGTAGCGGTTCAGCCGTCTTACGACAACTGCATCAACGGCAAATACCCGCTCTCCCGCTACCTGCTGATTTACGTCAACAAGAAGCCCGGCGAGCCCCTGGACACCCTGACCAAGGAGTTCATCAAGTTCATCGTCTCCAAGGACGGACAGGAAATCGTGACCAAGGACGGATACTATCCCATCCCCGCCAAAGTCAGCGCGGATGTCCTCAAGAGCCTTGAATAA
- a CDS encoding ABC transporter permease subunit — protein sequence MSPSSPSPSPSRKPKPVPERFQVAKTTLWFDRIMTKTIIGGGFTVIVAVFGILFFLLAVTIPLFQGAEVKEGQSLAPAAQAAGTWGLDPSGTQPFVYSNGKDIFFLDKASGNLKPVPVALPDNETVCAHSYNSFLSAYPIATESGKVGVISVHSGLNIHGQVNAHGPTKAGTETSPLHPMTENGDVPGRISGVAYADAGERKIFSTINETDQGPRLLLMTLEESRSLLHEGEFIPSGFHDLTDRLDGKPVAMLPGNSGDSLIVATDTDKLLYFAYNENSETWEKRQTIPSPLGDGERMTTVNWLFGDMSLVLGGDRGSLKIFSLYPHPQADGAALRLFGETKKFPPLNGPVQHYAASGINRSFLVSSPHAVRLCYGTTADIRWESDRLDFSPVQLAANAEFNSMLATDGQGRIHFFSIKDRHPEAGSKALVGKIWYEGYDSPKWLWQSVGGTDDYESKLSLMPLVFGTLKGTLYALVFAVPVAVMAAVYTAHFMPPSVKRVVKPVMEIMASLPSVVLGFFGALYLAPRMEDKVPALVCMVILIPSLAALIAWFWTTRPAAWRNKFSNGLEYIVMTPVILLCAWFCWEYLGYWLEQPFISLTRGIMSLWGAGDFQAASFADLWRNGFGMPYEQRNSLVVGFVMGFAVIPVIFTISEDALSNVPPSLIAASEALGASRWQIVRTVVLPVASAGIFSALMIGLGRAVGETMIVLMATGNTPIMDWNIFNGMRTLSANIATELPEAAQDSTHYRVLFLGGLILFSMTFILNTLAEIVRQRLRKRFNVV from the coding sequence ATGAGCCCATCTTCCCCTTCTCCGTCCCCTTCCAGAAAGCCCAAACCCGTTCCCGAACGCTTTCAGGTGGCGAAAACTACGCTGTGGTTTGACCGCATCATGACCAAGACCATCATCGGCGGAGGTTTTACCGTCATCGTTGCCGTTTTCGGCATCCTCTTTTTCCTTTTGGCCGTTACCATTCCCCTCTTTCAAGGTGCAGAGGTGAAGGAAGGGCAGAGCCTCGCTCCCGCCGCCCAGGCCGCGGGAACGTGGGGGCTGGACCCCTCCGGCACGCAGCCTTTCGTTTACAGCAACGGCAAGGACATTTTCTTTCTGGACAAGGCCTCCGGCAATCTGAAACCCGTACCTGTGGCCCTGCCGGACAATGAAACCGTCTGCGCCCACTCCTACAATTCCTTCCTGTCAGCCTACCCTATCGCCACGGAATCCGGCAAGGTGGGCGTCATTTCCGTTCATTCCGGTCTCAATATCCACGGCCAGGTGAACGCCCACGGCCCCACCAAGGCCGGAACGGAAACCAGCCCACTCCACCCCATGACGGAAAACGGCGACGTTCCGGGCAGAATATCCGGCGTGGCTTATGCAGACGCGGGAGAACGCAAAATATTTTCCACAATCAATGAAACGGACCAGGGGCCGCGCCTCCTGCTGATGACACTGGAAGAATCCCGTTCCCTTCTCCATGAAGGGGAATTTATCCCCTCCGGATTCCATGACCTGACGGACCGTCTGGACGGCAAACCCGTCGCCATGCTCCCAGGCAACTCGGGAGACAGCCTCATCGTCGCCACGGATACGGACAAGCTGCTTTACTTCGCCTACAACGAAAACTCGGAAACCTGGGAAAAGCGCCAGACCATCCCTTCTCCCCTGGGCGACGGAGAAAGGATGACCACCGTCAACTGGCTCTTCGGGGACATGTCCCTGGTGCTGGGCGGCGACAGGGGGAGCCTGAAAATCTTCAGCCTGTACCCCCACCCGCAGGCAGACGGCGCCGCCCTGCGGCTCTTTGGCGAAACCAAGAAGTTTCCCCCCTTGAACGGCCCCGTGCAGCATTACGCCGCCTCCGGCATCAACCGCTCCTTCCTCGTCTCCTCGCCGCACGCCGTGCGCCTGTGCTACGGCACCACGGCGGACATCCGCTGGGAAAGCGACCGACTGGATTTTTCCCCGGTTCAACTGGCGGCCAACGCGGAATTCAACTCCATGCTGGCCACGGACGGACAAGGCCGCATCCATTTCTTTTCCATCAAGGACAGGCATCCGGAAGCCGGTTCCAAAGCGCTGGTCGGCAAAATCTGGTACGAAGGGTATGATTCTCCCAAATGGCTGTGGCAATCCGTAGGAGGCACGGACGACTATGAATCCAAGCTCTCCCTGATGCCCCTGGTCTTCGGCACGCTGAAAGGCACTCTGTACGCCCTCGTCTTCGCCGTACCCGTGGCGGTCATGGCAGCCGTTTACACGGCCCACTTCATGCCGCCCTCCGTCAAAAGGGTGGTGAAGCCCGTGATGGAAATCATGGCCTCCCTGCCATCCGTGGTGCTGGGCTTCTTCGGAGCGCTTTACCTGGCTCCCAGAATGGAGGACAAGGTGCCGGCGCTGGTCTGCATGGTTATCCTCATTCCGTCCCTGGCCGCCCTCATCGCCTGGTTCTGGACCACGCGTCCGGCAGCATGGAGGAACAAATTCAGCAACGGCCTGGAATATATCGTCATGACGCCCGTCATTCTTCTCTGCGCCTGGTTCTGCTGGGAATACCTGGGCTACTGGCTGGAACAGCCCTTCATCAGCCTCACCCGCGGCATCATGAGCCTGTGGGGGGCGGGAGACTTCCAGGCGGCCAGCTTTGCGGACCTGTGGCGCAACGGATTCGGCATGCCCTATGAACAGCGCAACTCCCTCGTCGTCGGGTTCGTGATGGGCTTTGCGGTGATTCCCGTCATCTTCACCATTTCCGAGGACGCCCTGAGCAACGTTCCCCCCTCCCTCATCGCCGCGTCCGAAGCGCTGGGCGCCAGCCGCTGGCAAATCGTCCGGACGGTGGTGCTCCCCGTAGCCTCCGCAGGCATCTTTTCCGCCCTGATGATCGGGCTGGGGCGCGCCGTGGGGGAAACCATGATCGTTCTGATGGCCACAGGCAACACCCCCATCATGGACTGGAACATTTTCAACGGCATGCGCACCCTCTCCGCCAATATCGCCACGGAACTGCCGGAGGCGGCTCAGGACTCCACCCACTACCGCGTCCTTTTCCTCGGCGGCCTCATCCTGTTCTCCATGACGTTCATCCTGAACACGCTGGCGGAAATCGTGCGCCAGCGCCTCCGCAAACGCTTCAATGTCGTCTGA
- the pstA gene encoding phosphate ABC transporter permease PstA — protein MKPDFTLPPAPGRPLGEANIWITSIGISVGLIMIFGLLGIILVNGMEAFWPKTIHELTLSPAAEGEKPYTLYASITKDQTRHVPADPTQPGSTARDIREYQLFTGSKETYGQSYRYVDVHNISASSTPQGLLCLERMEGGKALVKPLELQLASGETIPASSPEFMQAFRRALDHETELREEIKAIDTGKIGTVNTRLADARLDIKAIERSYDIREENGTRTAALKQNPVVRDVDHPVEELAKLNEKVARLNAEYEQYTAEASKLRAQQGRDTLVYSLGDGERKEISLDKAVYGYLPNDLGFFGKCGVFLHNLYHFIVDDPREANTEGGIFPAIFGTFIMTLLMSALVTPVGVIGATYLREYAKQGTLVQAVRICVNNLAGVPSIVFGVFGLGFFVYYLGGTIDELFYWKKLAVDNTPTFGTSGILWASLTLALMTLPVVIVSTEEALSAVPRGLREAALACGASKWQMIKRIILPSALPGVMTGLILAMARGAGEVAPLMVTGVVKLAPSLPIDGEGPFIHLERKFMHLGFHIYDVGFQSPDSDAAQPMVFATTLLLILLVVVMNLTAILIRNRLRKKYAASSF, from the coding sequence ATGAAACCGGATTTCACTCTCCCTCCCGCTCCCGGACGCCCCCTGGGAGAAGCCAACATCTGGATCACCTCCATAGGCATCTCTGTGGGCCTCATCATGATCTTCGGCCTGCTGGGCATCATCCTTGTCAACGGCATGGAGGCTTTCTGGCCCAAGACAATCCATGAACTGACCCTATCCCCCGCCGCAGAGGGGGAAAAACCGTACACCCTGTACGCCAGCATCACCAAGGACCAGACGCGCCACGTTCCGGCGGACCCCACGCAGCCCGGCTCCACGGCGAGGGATATCCGGGAATACCAGCTCTTCACCGGCAGCAAGGAAACCTACGGGCAATCCTACCGTTATGTGGACGTGCACAACATCTCCGCCTCCTCCACGCCCCAGGGGCTTCTCTGCCTGGAACGCATGGAAGGGGGGAAGGCCCTGGTGAAGCCGCTGGAACTCCAGCTGGCCTCCGGAGAAACCATTCCGGCCTCATCCCCCGAATTCATGCAAGCCTTCCGCCGCGCGCTGGACCATGAAACGGAACTGAGGGAGGAAATAAAGGCCATAGATACCGGAAAAATAGGAACCGTCAACACCAGGCTGGCGGATGCGCGGCTGGACATCAAGGCCATTGAACGCTCCTATGACATCCGGGAGGAAAACGGAACCAGGACCGCCGCGCTCAAACAGAATCCCGTCGTCAGAGATGTGGACCACCCTGTGGAAGAACTGGCCAAACTCAATGAAAAAGTAGCCCGGCTCAATGCCGAATACGAACAATACACGGCGGAAGCGAGCAAACTCCGGGCGCAGCAGGGCCGCGACACGCTCGTCTATTCCCTGGGAGACGGGGAAAGGAAGGAGATCAGCCTGGACAAGGCCGTGTACGGCTATCTTCCGAACGACCTGGGCTTCTTCGGCAAATGCGGCGTCTTCCTCCACAACCTGTACCACTTCATTGTGGATGATCCGCGGGAGGCCAACACGGAAGGCGGCATTTTCCCCGCCATCTTCGGCACCTTCATCATGACCCTGCTCATGAGCGCCCTGGTCACCCCGGTGGGCGTCATCGGCGCCACCTACCTGCGGGAATACGCCAAACAAGGGACTCTGGTGCAGGCCGTCCGCATTTGCGTGAACAATCTGGCGGGCGTGCCCTCCATCGTCTTCGGCGTCTTCGGCCTGGGCTTTTTCGTGTACTACCTGGGCGGCACGATTGATGAACTCTTCTACTGGAAAAAACTGGCCGTGGACAACACGCCCACCTTCGGCACCTCCGGCATCCTGTGGGCCTCCCTCACGCTGGCCCTGATGACGCTGCCCGTCGTGATCGTGTCCACGGAGGAAGCGCTTTCCGCCGTGCCGCGCGGCCTGCGGGAGGCAGCTCTGGCCTGCGGAGCCTCCAAATGGCAGATGATCAAGCGCATCATTCTTCCCAGCGCCCTGCCGGGCGTCATGACCGGGCTGATCCTGGCGATGGCCCGCGGCGCGGGGGAAGTGGCCCCCCTGATGGTCACGGGCGTGGTCAAGCTGGCCCCGTCCCTGCCCATTGACGGAGAAGGGCCCTTCATCCATCTGGAACGCAAATTCATGCACCTGGGCTTCCATATCTACGACGTGGGCTTCCAGTCCCCGGACTCGGACGCCGCACAGCCCATGGTTTTCGCCACCACCCTGCTGCTCATCCTGCTCGTGGTGGTCATGAACCTCACGGCCATCCTCATCCGCAACCGCCTCCGCAAGAAATACGCGGCGTCCAGTTTCTGA